The following proteins come from a genomic window of Streptococcus pneumoniae:
- a CDS encoding carbohydrate ABC transporter permease, translating into MAQKIMSLQNRKNQKRRFIFLFLLPTLICFFLFYFYSVVTIFLTSFAKWDYTNLNTPEFLGFDKLFENYRYVFKEYPFFTEALINSVRWAVIGVIIQVPLAVSVAITLSKKLKGWKISRNLYIVPSIISSAAMGLIFLQIYNPNYGVVNQIIHLFNPSFKDSVLLTPGLNIVAMTGAYIFFAGASTIMILGQIFAIPEEVQEAAILDNITGWRKEWYITIPMIKGTIKTVSIMAATSGFLLYNEVFFLTNGAAGTKSISFVIRELAVASSRTQYARANTIGVIQILGGMLIIVCINILFRERKRLKGGK; encoded by the coding sequence ATGGCACAAAAAATTATGAGCCTACAAAATAGGAAGAATCAAAAAAGACGATTTATCTTTTTATTTCTTTTGCCAACGTTGATTTGTTTCTTTCTATTTTATTTTTATTCTGTAGTAACAATCTTTTTAACTTCATTTGCTAAATGGGATTATACAAATTTAAACACCCCTGAGTTTCTTGGATTTGATAAATTATTTGAAAATTATAGGTATGTTTTTAAAGAATACCCATTTTTTACAGAAGCTCTAATTAATTCTGTTCGTTGGGCTGTAATTGGTGTTATTATTCAAGTTCCTTTAGCTGTATCTGTTGCAATTACATTATCTAAGAAATTAAAAGGCTGGAAGATATCTAGGAATCTTTATATTGTACCAAGTATCATTTCTAGTGCTGCTATGGGCTTGATTTTTCTTCAAATCTATAATCCAAACTATGGTGTTGTTAACCAAATTATTCATCTATTTAATCCATCGTTTAAAGATTCAGTACTGTTGACTCCAGGATTAAATATAGTAGCTATGACTGGCGCTTATATCTTCTTTGCAGGAGCATCAACCATTATGATTCTTGGGCAAATTTTTGCTATTCCAGAAGAAGTTCAAGAAGCTGCTATTTTAGACAATATTACTGGTTGGAGGAAAGAGTGGTATATTACGATTCCGATGATTAAGGGGACAATTAAAACTGTTTCAATTATGGCAGCAACTTCAGGATTTTTGCTCTATAACGAAGTATTCTTTTTGACAAATGGTGCTGCAGGAACAAAAAGTATCAGTTTTGTTATTCGAGAATTAGCAGTGGCTAGCTCACGAACTCAGTATGCTCGTGCAAATACAATTGGAGTTATACAAATCTTAGGTGGAATGTTGATTATCGTTTGTATTAATATTTTATTCAGAGAAAGAAAAAGACTGAAAGGTGGGAAATGA
- a CDS encoding alpha-galactosidase — protein MTIYINKDETVFHLAMKDSSYIFRILENGELQHLHFGKRIHVKENYNQLMAYEKRGFEVSFSEEFEDIQQSMIQNEYSSYGKGDFRHPAFQVQGMNGSRITTLKYQGFELEKGKNRLNSLPSTFDDIGQCAETLTIILTDSILDLTVRLNYTIFPEYNVLVRNTEFLNNSNNKLTLLKAMSLQLDLPDSQYDFIQFSGAWLRERQLYRTSLRPGIQAIDSLRYSSSPQQNPFFMLSRRETTEHSGEVYGFNFIYSGNFQNMIEVDHFDTARVTVGINPVEFRFLLNPAESFVTPEAIVIYSDQGMNQMSQQLSDFYRHHLVNPNFSQASRPIILNSWETFYFDLSTEKILDLAKAAKDLGIELFVLDDGWFGHRKDDKSSLGDWVTDRSRLPEGIGFLADEIHKIGLQFGLWFEPEMISIDSDLYKNHADWTIHLLDREKSVGRNQYVLDLTRQEVVDYLFDSISKIIIKTNLDYIKWDMNRHITDIYSIELDSEQQMEFGHRYILGLYQLLDRLITKFPSVLFESCSSGGGRFDLGLMYYAPQAWTSDDTDPIERLKIQHGTSYGYSPSMMTAHVSISPNEQSGRQTSLDTRTNVAYFSSFGYELDVTRLSVEEKEQVREQIQFYKKYRSLFQYGDFYRINSPFSCDSASWQVVSKDKCQSILLYAQLNSKLNPGYTRVYFSGLDKDKCYSVSRFDEFFYGDELMNAGIKVSLSNLALCVPEYLTKLFVIEEVVCKY, from the coding sequence ATGACGATTTATATTAATAAGGACGAGACCGTTTTTCATTTGGCAATGAAAGATAGTAGTTATATTTTTAGAATTTTAGAAAATGGGGAACTTCAACATCTACATTTTGGGAAAAGGATTCATGTCAAGGAAAATTATAACCAATTGATGGCCTATGAAAAAAGAGGATTTGAAGTATCTTTTTCTGAAGAATTTGAGGATATTCAACAGTCTATGATACAAAATGAATATTCTTCATATGGGAAAGGAGATTTTCGGCATCCAGCCTTTCAAGTTCAAGGAATGAATGGTAGTAGGATAACGACACTAAAATATCAAGGTTTTGAACTTGAAAAAGGGAAAAATCGTCTTAACTCTCTACCTTCAACATTTGATGATATTGGTCAGTGTGCGGAAACATTAACGATTATTTTAACAGATTCCATATTAGATTTAACTGTTAGACTAAATTACACAATTTTTCCGGAATACAATGTCTTAGTTAGAAATACGGAATTTTTAAATAATAGCAATAATAAGTTGACTCTTTTGAAAGCAATGAGCTTACAGCTAGATCTACCTGATAGTCAATATGACTTTATTCAATTTTCTGGAGCATGGCTGAGGGAACGTCAGTTATATAGAACTTCGCTTAGACCAGGTATTCAAGCAATAGATAGCTTGAGATACTCATCAAGTCCTCAGCAAAATCCTTTCTTTATGCTATCAAGGAGGGAAACTACAGAGCATAGTGGTGAGGTTTATGGTTTTAACTTTATCTATTCTGGAAATTTTCAAAATATGATTGAAGTTGACCATTTTGACACCGCTAGAGTAACGGTAGGAATAAATCCAGTAGAATTTCGTTTTTTATTAAATCCTGCCGAAAGTTTTGTGACACCAGAAGCAATTGTGATCTATTCTGATCAAGGGATGAATCAGATGAGCCAACAACTATCAGATTTTTATCGACATCATTTAGTTAATCCTAATTTTTCTCAAGCTAGTCGTCCTATAATACTCAATAGTTGGGAAACATTTTATTTTGACTTGAGTACAGAAAAAATTTTAGATTTAGCAAAGGCTGCTAAAGATTTAGGGATAGAATTATTTGTACTGGATGATGGTTGGTTTGGTCATAGGAAAGATGACAAAAGTTCTCTGGGTGATTGGGTAACAGATAGAAGTCGCCTTCCTGAAGGTATTGGATTTCTTGCAGATGAAATTCACAAAATAGGTTTACAATTTGGTTTGTGGTTTGAGCCTGAAATGATTTCTATTGATAGTGATTTGTACAAGAATCATGCCGATTGGACTATCCATTTGTTAGACAGAGAGAAGTCAGTAGGAAGAAATCAATATGTGTTGGATTTGACGAGACAGGAAGTTGTTGATTACCTTTTTGATTCTATTTCTAAAATCATAATCAAAACAAATCTGGATTATATCAAATGGGATATGAATCGTCATATAACAGATATTTATAGTATTGAACTTGATTCTGAACAGCAGATGGAATTTGGTCATCGATATATCTTAGGTCTTTATCAGTTATTAGATCGTTTAATAACTAAGTTCCCTTCAGTTCTATTTGAATCTTGTTCTTCAGGTGGTGGACGTTTTGATTTAGGACTTATGTATTATGCACCGCAAGCGTGGACGAGTGATGATACGGACCCGATAGAAAGATTGAAAATTCAGCATGGAACTTCTTATGGATATTCTCCATCAATGATGACAGCCCATGTTTCTATTTCTCCAAATGAACAAAGTGGAAGACAAACGAGTTTGGACACTAGGACAAATGTAGCTTATTTTAGTTCTTTCGGTTATGAATTAGATGTTACGAGATTGTCGGTAGAAGAAAAAGAACAAGTGAGAGAACAAATTCAGTTTTATAAAAAATATCGTTCATTGTTTCAATATGGGGATTTCTATAGGATAAACAGTCCTTTTAGTTGTGATTCTGCTAGTTGGCAAGTTGTTTCAAAAGATAAATGCCAATCGATTTTATTGTATGCTCAATTGAATAGTAAGTTGAATCCAGGTTATACAAGAGTTTATTTTAGTGGTTTAGATAAAGATAAATGCTATTCCGTCTCTAGATTTGATGAGTTCTTTTATGGAGATGAATTAATGAATGCTGGAATAAAAGTCAGTTTAAGTAATTTAGCACTTTGTGTTCCAGAATATCTTACAAAATTATTTGTTATTGAAGAAGTTGTATGTAAATATTGA
- a CDS encoding alpha-galactosidase — translation MKIENKNVRRNFFWGDGRFYTTDIVNKRAGVMIKNVSKEEFTITLENGIRLSSNHFSAIVREEGDTRIQVSFVCPSIRLRLIFESRDDVLSKQLVLESSTEVIKSVEVESFEFETEDNIFYPKRQDCIKEMANFSGYYVELGQPVYANSLFLGMEFPMSENKVDGRHYVSRYYLGTVVNQEKSLWSCIIGGACSYKKEEIQEAFFEYVEGIAQPSYFRKQYNSWYDHMTDITEEGILKSFSEIRDGFENHGVHLDAYVVDDGWTNYQSVWEFNHKFPNGLRNIKHLVNGFGSSLGLWIGPRGGYNGTEIIMSDWLEAHPELNIGSKNLISNDVNVADFNYLNQMKKRMLEYQKEFDISYWKIDGWLLQPDKPDKSGPHGMYTMTVVYEFLIQLLIDLRKERGGKDCWLNLTSYVNPSPWFLQWVNSLWIQISQDVGFTENAGNDINRMITYRDIQYQEFLEKREIQLPMWSLYNHEPIYAVSANTWYMDHQMFASIPDFEAYLLFISTRGNAFWEFHYSFDMFDEERWKANARAVKWIEENYQTLKYSKKIGGSPEKFEIYGYKCHNQKTSTEILSLRNPAQIKQKIKIENLSIENFTRVIGDFTIQEDEIELAPYSIVILKK, via the coding sequence ATGAAAATTGAAAATAAAAATGTAAGACGTAATTTCTTTTGGGGAGATGGTCGATTTTATACTACTGATATCGTAAACAAACGGGCAGGAGTAATGATAAAAAATGTTTCGAAAGAAGAATTTACCATTACATTGGAGAATGGTATAAGACTTTCTTCAAATCATTTTTCAGCAATCGTTAGGGAAGAGGGAGATACGCGAATTCAGGTTTCTTTTGTTTGTCCTTCCATTCGTTTACGTTTAATCTTTGAATCGAGGGATGATGTTCTTTCGAAGCAATTAGTTTTAGAATCATCTACTGAGGTTATTAAATCTGTAGAGGTAGAGAGTTTTGAGTTTGAAACAGAAGACAATATTTTCTATCCGAAAAGACAAGATTGTATTAAGGAAATGGCGAATTTTTCCGGTTATTATGTAGAATTGGGACAACCTGTTTATGCGAATTCTTTATTCTTAGGAATGGAATTTCCAATGTCTGAAAACAAGGTAGATGGTAGACACTATGTATCAAGATATTACTTGGGAACTGTTGTAAATCAAGAAAAGAGTTTGTGGTCTTGTATTATTGGGGGAGCATGTTCTTATAAAAAAGAAGAGATTCAAGAGGCATTTTTTGAATATGTTGAAGGAATAGCTCAACCTAGTTATTTCCGTAAACAGTATAATTCCTGGTATGACCATATGACCGATATTACAGAGGAAGGTATTTTAAAAAGTTTTTCTGAGATTCGAGATGGATTTGAAAATCATGGAGTTCATTTAGATGCTTATGTTGTTGATGATGGTTGGACAAACTATCAATCAGTTTGGGAATTCAATCATAAATTCCCAAATGGTTTGAGAAATATTAAACATCTTGTAAATGGATTTGGTTCAAGCCTAGGATTGTGGATTGGTCCCCGAGGTGGTTATAATGGGACAGAAATCATTATGAGTGATTGGTTAGAAGCACATCCAGAGTTAAATATTGGATCTAAAAATTTGATTTCAAATGATGTAAACGTGGCTGATTTTAACTATCTCAATCAAATGAAGAAAAGGATGTTGGAATATCAAAAAGAATTCGATATCAGCTATTGGAAAATTGATGGCTGGTTACTTCAACCTGACAAACCTGATAAGAGTGGACCGCACGGTATGTATACCATGACAGTGGTTTATGAGTTCTTAATTCAACTGTTGATAGATCTAAGAAAGGAGAGAGGAGGAAAAGATTGTTGGTTAAACTTGACTTCTTATGTAAATCCTAGTCCATGGTTTTTACAGTGGGTCAATAGTTTATGGATTCAAATATCTCAAGATGTAGGCTTTACAGAGAATGCAGGTAATGATATCAATCGTATGATAACTTACCGAGATATTCAGTATCAAGAATTTTTGGAAAAACGTGAGATACAGTTACCTATGTGGTCGCTTTATAATCATGAACCAATCTATGCTGTCAGTGCAAATACCTGGTACATGGATCATCAAATGTTTGCATCAATACCAGATTTTGAAGCTTATCTATTATTTATTTCAACAAGAGGGAATGCTTTTTGGGAGTTTCACTATTCTTTTGATATGTTTGATGAAGAACGCTGGAAAGCCAATGCTCGTGCCGTCAAATGGATAGAGGAGAATTATCAAACACTAAAATATAGTAAAAAAATAGGAGGAAGTCCTGAAAAATTTGAAATTTATGGTTATAAGTGTCACAATCAGAAGACTTCTACTGAAATTCTCTCTCTGAGAAATCCTGCTCAGATTAAACAAAAAATAAAAATAGAGAATCTTTCGATAGAGAATTTTACCAGAGTAATTGGAGATTTTACTATTCAAGAAGATGAGATAGAATTGGCACCGTACTCTATCGTGATACTGAAGAAGTAA
- a CDS encoding carbohydrate ABC transporter permease produces the protein MNTHINGISKKGKVLIYGYMLLTILISIFPIAWIFLSSLKADPMKNPGISLPTDFTLEGYINVFTKLHVFTYFWNSFKVVSISVIISIVMISMSSYVIARMEFRGKKLVTSMLYSTLFIPATAMTFPVYRLVNELGIYNTPVALILVYSCSGIAMSFFIIKNYFEIIPKELEEAAEIDGATYAQTFWKVMLPIARPGILTAAVLAFINNWNEYYWASMLVIDKNELTVPALLGQFTTSFNTNYNGLFSAIVVIVLPPIILFAFTSKYFIEALGGGAVKG, from the coding sequence ATGAATACACATATAAATGGTATTAGTAAAAAAGGCAAAGTTCTTATATATGGTTATATGCTCCTTACCATTTTAATTTCTATTTTCCCTATTGCGTGGATTTTTTTATCATCATTAAAAGCAGATCCTATGAAAAATCCAGGTATTAGTTTACCGACTGACTTTACTCTTGAAGGTTATATAAATGTTTTTACAAAACTTCATGTTTTTACTTACTTTTGGAATAGCTTTAAAGTAGTGTCTATATCAGTTATTATTAGCATTGTTATGATCTCCATGTCTTCATATGTTATTGCTAGGATGGAATTTAGAGGGAAGAAGTTGGTGACTTCTATGCTGTATTCTACTCTATTTATTCCAGCAACAGCTATGACTTTTCCAGTTTATAGATTAGTAAATGAGTTGGGGATTTATAATACCCCAGTTGCTCTAATTCTGGTCTACTCTTGTAGTGGAATTGCTATGAGTTTCTTTATTATAAAGAACTATTTTGAAATTATTCCAAAAGAATTGGAGGAGGCAGCAGAGATTGATGGTGCGACATATGCTCAAACTTTTTGGAAAGTGATGTTGCCAATTGCTAGACCAGGAATTTTAACAGCAGCAGTACTTGCCTTTATTAATAACTGGAATGAATATTATTGGGCATCTATGTTGGTGATTGATAAAAATGAATTAACAGTACCAGCATTACTAGGTCAATTTACTACAAGTTTTAATACTAATTATAATGGTCTATTTTCAGCTATTGTTGTAATCGTATTACCACCAATCATTCTATTCGCATTTACAAGTAAATACTTCATTGAAGCTTTAGGAGGAGGAGCAGTAAAAGGATGA
- a CDS encoding DeoR/GlpR family DNA-binding transcription regulator encodes MIKDERVLELIEIIKKKKRIAVKELAEITFSSTSTLRRDLIFLENQGLIKRKHGYVTLSSMNTIELSHQIREGESTRQKRLIASLAKDFIRSGMCVYLDSSTTVYELCPYLSELDNLIIFTNGLHTAQTLSETVKDSSKIFITSGEVKHQSCSVVNYDKENSLLDHFNIDLAFCSARGIDDQYVYEASLSQAISKKNIIDKAHETILLIDSSKFYKTGFFKINPLSKYTTFISDTVPDQKLLDAVELFDGEWVSDIQ; translated from the coding sequence ATGATAAAAGATGAACGTGTACTTGAATTGATTGAAATTATTAAAAAGAAAAAAAGAATTGCCGTAAAAGAGCTGGCAGAAATCACTTTCTCCAGCACAAGTACCTTACGTCGTGATTTAATTTTCTTAGAAAATCAAGGTCTTATCAAAAGAAAGCACGGATACGTGACCCTGTCCTCTATGAACACAATTGAACTTTCTCATCAAATACGGGAAGGAGAAAGTACTAGGCAAAAAAGACTAATCGCTAGTCTCGCTAAAGACTTTATTCGGTCAGGTATGTGTGTTTATCTGGATTCCAGTACGACTGTCTACGAACTTTGTCCCTATCTTTCTGAACTTGATAATTTGATTATTTTTACAAATGGTTTACATACTGCACAAACCCTATCTGAAACTGTTAAAGATAGCTCCAAAATCTTTATCACATCTGGCGAGGTCAAACATCAATCCTGTTCCGTGGTCAATTACGATAAGGAAAATTCTTTATTAGATCATTTTAATATCGATTTAGCATTTTGTTCAGCAAGAGGTATTGATGACCAATATGTTTATGAAGCTTCTCTCAGCCAAGCTATTTCAAAAAAGAATATTATTGACAAAGCCCATGAAACCATCTTACTGATTGATAGCTCTAAATTTTACAAGACTGGATTTTTTAAAATTAATCCCCTATCCAAATACACAACCTTTATTTCTGACACCGTGCCAGATCAAAAATTATTAGACGCAGTCGAATTATTTGATGGAGAATGGGTTTCTGATATTCAATGA
- a CDS encoding alpha-L-fucosidase — MKHTLETINSRTQWFREARFGMFIHWGLYSIPGKGEWIRSHQKLPIEDYEPYFRAFDPKEYNPREWAKQAKAAGMKYMVLTAKHHDGFCLFDSKFTDYKATNTPAGRDLVKEFVDAVRAEGLKVGLYFSLIDWHHPDFPKYADLNHPMRGNEAYRDEKINFDSYLEYLHNQVKEIVTGYGQIDILWFDYSYEDMVGEKWGASKLIDMVRHYQPNVIVDNRLETSGEGFGSIVTDEITSYAGDFVSPEQIVPHEGIRNFKGEPVPWELCLTMNNNWAYNPTDYLYKSSQTLIRKLVECVSKNGNMILNVGPDALGRINDSSKKILDNFHRWMSRNGEAIYGCSGDENLPKPDWGYYTRNGNTVYAHVFEQPIGPLALLGISKENVKRMSFLHDGSEVKISESWTTNAYKGICFAQFGEVPHFTYPLPDLIDSVIKIELRE; from the coding sequence ATGAAACATACACTTGAAACTATCAATAGTAGAACTCAGTGGTTTAGAGAAGCAAGATTTGGGATGTTCATTCATTGGGGGTTATATTCTATTCCAGGAAAAGGGGAATGGATTCGTAGTCATCAGAAATTACCTATTGAAGATTATGAACCATATTTTCGAGCTTTTGATCCTAAGGAATATAACCCTAGAGAATGGGCTAAACAAGCAAAAGCTGCAGGGATGAAGTATATGGTTTTAACGGCTAAACATCATGATGGGTTTTGTTTGTTTGATTCAAAATTTACAGATTATAAAGCAACAAATACACCTGCAGGTAGAGATTTAGTTAAAGAATTTGTAGATGCTGTTCGAGCTGAAGGTTTAAAAGTAGGCTTATATTTTAGTTTGATTGACTGGCACCATCCTGATTTCCCTAAATATGCTGATCTAAATCATCCAATGAGAGGAAATGAAGCCTATCGAGATGAGAAAATTAACTTTGACAGTTATTTGGAGTATTTGCACAATCAAGTTAAAGAAATTGTAACTGGTTATGGTCAGATTGACATATTATGGTTTGATTATTCTTATGAAGACATGGTGGGTGAAAAATGGGGAGCTTCAAAATTAATAGACATGGTTCGTCATTATCAGCCAAACGTTATCGTAGATAATAGATTAGAAACATCAGGTGAAGGATTCGGAAGTATCGTTACAGATGAAATTACCTCTTACGCTGGAGATTTTGTTAGTCCAGAGCAAATTGTTCCTCACGAAGGTATTCGAAACTTTAAAGGTGAACCTGTTCCTTGGGAACTTTGTCTAACTATGAATAACAATTGGGCTTATAATCCTACAGATTATCTATATAAGTCTAGTCAAACTTTGATAAGAAAGTTAGTGGAATGTGTTAGTAAAAACGGAAATATGATTCTTAATGTAGGCCCAGATGCTTTGGGAAGAATTAATGATTCAAGTAAGAAAATATTAGATAATTTTCATCGATGGATGTCTCGAAATGGTGAGGCAATTTATGGATGTAGTGGAGATGAAAATTTACCAAAACCAGATTGGGGATACTATACTCGTAATGGAAATACGGTTTATGCTCATGTATTTGAACAACCTATAGGTCCTTTAGCTCTTCTTGGTATTAGTAAAGAAAACGTAAAAAGAATGAGCTTTCTTCATGATGGAAGTGAGGTGAAAATTTCAGAAAGCTGGACGACCAATGCCTACAAAGGAATTTGTTTTGCACAGTTTGGAGAAGTTCCACATTTTACCTATCCATTACCAGACTTGATTGATAGCGTAATCAAAATTGAGTTGAGAGAGTAG
- a CDS encoding ABC transporter substrate-binding protein: MNKKSLLKCAVIGLVATFGLAACGTSKDASGGSSSGKEVLEFYHGYHHSEDEWPVAKTMRDLYDKFAEEHKDSGVEFKPTPVNGDLKDIMNNKVASGEFPDVIDLAGNAVSLAAIEQKLVLDLKPYIDSNKLEKNVGLNYKQNQKDGKIYTVHEQLFTMGLWYNKDIFAKAGAKTPEQWNTWDDFTQAMASIRKQDGVYAFGAGEPSIRLFNTVLGTTENGRKLLDKPLTKEGIESKEFADALKMVMKEIQANGSKNAGGDANAYSKDFQEGKSAVFFNGVWASGEMSKNPSLAPGIYPAGVAISSSGGGITISSKMSEAKQKLALEFLKYMTSDDVQKVIFEKVGANPSNENVNVKELSEKSSEATTKILGQAITQVKNAKAVVPTVSDVWGGDVHTAIINALTESAAENVDVDQKVKSTQDVLKSLIG, encoded by the coding sequence ATGAACAAAAAAAGTCTTTTGAAATGCGCTGTTATCGGGTTAGTAGCTACCTTTGGTTTAGCAGCTTGTGGAACATCTAAGGATGCAAGCGGTGGAAGTTCTTCTGGTAAAGAAGTATTAGAATTTTATCATGGGTATCATCATAGTGAAGATGAATGGCCTGTAGCGAAGACTATGCGAGATTTATATGATAAATTTGCAGAAGAACATAAAGATAGTGGTGTAGAATTTAAACCAACTCCTGTAAATGGTGATTTGAAGGATATAATGAATAACAAGGTTGCTAGTGGTGAATTTCCTGATGTGATTGACCTAGCAGGTAATGCAGTATCATTAGCTGCGATTGAACAAAAACTTGTTTTAGATTTGAAACCATATATCGATTCAAATAAGCTTGAAAAAAATGTTGGTTTGAACTATAAGCAAAACCAAAAAGATGGAAAAATTTATACAGTTCACGAACAGTTATTTACAATGGGTTTGTGGTACAACAAGGACATATTTGCAAAAGCGGGTGCTAAGACACCTGAGCAGTGGAATACTTGGGATGATTTCACTCAGGCAATGGCAAGCATTAGAAAACAAGATGGAGTGTATGCATTTGGTGCTGGAGAACCATCTATTCGCTTGTTTAATACAGTATTAGGAACCACAGAAAATGGACGTAAATTATTAGATAAACCATTAACAAAAGAAGGAATTGAATCTAAAGAATTTGCAGATGCTTTGAAAATGGTTATGAAAGAAATTCAAGCTAATGGTTCTAAGAATGCTGGTGGCGATGCCAATGCTTATTCCAAAGATTTCCAAGAAGGTAAATCTGCAGTATTCTTTAATGGTGTGTGGGCTTCTGGTGAGATGTCTAAGAACCCAAGTCTTGCACCTGGAATCTATCCTGCAGGTGTAGCAATTAGTTCTTCTGGAGGTGGTATCACTATCTCAAGTAAGATGTCTGAAGCTAAACAAAAACTAGCTCTTGAGTTTTTGAAATATATGACTAGCGATGATGTACAAAAAGTAATTTTTGAAAAAGTAGGAGCAAATCCTTCTAATGAAAATGTAAATGTAAAAGAACTTTCAGAAAAGAGTTCAGAAGCTACTACTAAAATTTTAGGACAAGCAATCACTCAAGTTAAGAATGCAAAAGCAGTTGTTCCAACTGTAAGTGATGTTTGGGGTGGCGATGTACACACAGCTATTATCAATGCATTGACAGAAAGTGCTGCTGAAAATGTAGATGTTGATCAAAAAGTAAAATCTACTCAAGATGTGTTGAAATCATTGATTGGTTAA
- a CDS encoding rhamnulokinase: MEAVLAIDLGATSGRAIVGYLSENKLVMEEINRFSNLPIRVKGHLSWDIDFLLAKILESIRLANTSYKILSIGIDTWGVDFGLIDNEGKLLSQPVHYRDERTKGVLKEISEMTELEKLYSETGNQIMEINTLFQLFKARQESPDSFYKTNKILLMPDLFNYLLTGKFATEKSIASTTQLFDPRSQNWNQNILKLFELDSSLLPEIVSEGNVLGRIKEEYGLGDIPVVNVCSHDTASAIVSVPKTEGSLFISSGTWSLVGVELTSPILTTESFSYGFTNEVGKDGVITFLKNCTGLWIIEELRRSFERRGKAYSFDDIRTMVEKEKENLPLIDTESTEFATESDMHKTLTEYLAYHHETREWTDGQLFKIVYESLAETYRKAIELLEELTHKVYKRIYVIGGGARASYFNQMIADRTGKEVLTGSTEGTAVGNIVVQLLSQGKINEDTELKDIMTNIADTKYYYPQLS, from the coding sequence ATGGAAGCGGTTTTAGCAATAGATTTAGGTGCGACTTCTGGAAGAGCAATCGTTGGTTACCTTTCTGAAAATAAACTAGTAATGGAAGAAATAAATCGCTTTTCTAATCTACCTATTAGAGTAAAAGGGCATTTATCTTGGGATATTGACTTTCTACTAGCTAAAATTCTTGAAAGTATCCGCTTGGCTAATACTAGTTACAAGATTTTATCTATCGGTATTGACACATGGGGAGTTGATTTTGGACTGATTGATAATGAAGGTAAGCTGTTATCACAACCTGTTCATTATCGTGATGAAAGAACAAAGGGAGTGTTAAAGGAAATATCTGAAATGACTGAATTAGAAAAACTGTATTCAGAGACAGGAAATCAGATTATGGAGATAAATACCTTGTTTCAACTCTTTAAGGCACGTCAAGAATCTCCTGACTCTTTCTATAAGACCAATAAGATTCTTTTAATGCCAGATTTGTTTAATTATCTCTTGACAGGTAAGTTTGCTACAGAAAAAAGCATTGCTTCAACAACTCAATTATTTGATCCTAGGAGTCAAAATTGGAATCAGAATATCTTAAAACTATTTGAATTGGATTCATCTTTACTTCCTGAAATTGTTTCAGAGGGAAATGTTCTTGGAAGGATAAAAGAGGAGTATGGTTTAGGCGATATTCCTGTTGTGAATGTTTGTAGTCATGATACAGCAAGCGCGATTGTCTCAGTACCTAAGACAGAAGGTAGTTTATTTATTTCATCAGGTACTTGGTCTTTGGTTGGAGTGGAACTTACTTCACCGATTCTTACTACCGAATCCTTCAGTTATGGATTTACAAATGAAGTCGGTAAAGATGGAGTGATTACATTTCTGAAGAATTGTACAGGGTTGTGGATCATAGAGGAACTAAGACGTTCATTTGAACGAAGAGGGAAAGCCTATTCTTTTGATGATATTAGGACAATGGTGGAGAAAGAAAAAGAAAATCTTCCTCTGATTGATACTGAATCAACTGAATTTGCAACAGAATCTGATATGCACAAGACTTTGACAGAATATCTAGCTTATCATCATGAAACTAGAGAGTGGACAGATGGACAACTATTTAAGATTGTTTATGAAAGCCTAGCTGAAACGTATAGGAAAGCGATAGAGTTACTAGAAGAACTAACTCATAAGGTTTATAAGAGGATATATGTGATTGGAGGAGGTGCTAGAGCCAGTTACTTTAACCAAATGATTGCTGATAGAACTGGTAAAGAGGTTCTTACAGGTTCGACTGAGGGTACAGCTGTGGGGAATATTGTTGTGCAGCTATTGAGTCAAGGTAAAATAAACGAGGATACAGAGTTAAAGGATATTATGACAAATATTGCTGATACAAAATATTATTATCCTCAGCTATCATAA